In Miscanthus floridulus cultivar M001 unplaced genomic scaffold, ASM1932011v1 fs_175_1, whole genome shotgun sequence, the genomic window CACACTCACCTCTATAaacgcacgcacgcacaccctacccctatgagcaccttcgaAGAACTGAGTTGGACCGGCAAATCtagagattgacgaagtcaccacaagCGCCTCGCTATCGACGGACActtcgcctaccactgaaaaatagcgccgttaaatcctagaaaaaattcaggaaaatgcGAGCACCCGTGTCAAGTCGGAGACTTAAATCCGGGCGGGCAGGTTTCACCACAAGGAACCCCACCAGCTGAGCTACGCTCAATTCGCCTATTGAATAAACAACCTTGGCATACACGGAGTTGCCGTTCCACACTCAAAGGAGGCACTACAAACACAATATGTAAAGCATGCCACAAAAATCTAGCACGGTAACATTCAAAGAAGATGTGATGAATGGCTTGAAAATTAGTACAAAAGCAACATAATTTACTATCATTCCAATTCCTTCTGTCTAGATTAGATAGACTGATTTAGACGATGAATGACACCTTttattccatatatatatatacacacacaagcaaCAATACAATGGGATATAGTACAGTACGTATAGGGCAATGAGCCACGAGCCAACTACCCTGCTCTGAAATATGGACTACGAATCTCTTTATCTCCTTATACACAGCACGGCACCTCTCACCAACAAAGGAAACATGCAGCCGATGTTCACTCCTCGGACCAGGTGATGTCTACCATGCCGACGTTCTGATCGAGCCCCAAGGCATCCCACACCGCTGGCGACGCGTCGACGATGTTGTTGTCGCATGGCGGCTCAAAGTTGTGGTCCTCGTCACAGCCTTCCACGGAGTCACACTCATCCACCACCTTGGCGTACACGGAGTTGCCGTTCGCTGTGATCTTGATGCGGTGCCCGCAGCGCGCCATGTTGCTGAACCATCCCGTTGAGAGCGCAACAACCTTCTCCTCGTCACTGTGGTACGCGTTGTCGCACTCTGACGGGCCGCCGCCGTCCTTGCCCTTCTCAAAGCTGTTGAGCGTCAGCACTGCCTTGGTGCTGGCTGTGACCGGCGGCGAGCAGCGATACTGCGGGTACATCTTACCGTCCTCGCAGCAGTCCGGGTCGTTGCTCTTCTCACAATTGCCAGACCGGCCCGGGAGGTACCCGCTGGGGCGGCATGTGCCGAGCCCGAGGCCAGCGTGGGGGCGGAGGGAGGACGCCATTT contains:
- the LOC136530682 gene encoding putative ripening-related protein 5 translates to MAMFLLVTLSASQMASSLRPHAGLGLGTCRPSGYLPGRSGNCEKSNDPDCCEDGKMYPQYRCSPPVTASTKAVLTLNSFEKGKDGGGPSECDNAYHSDEEKVVALSTGWFSNMARCGHRIKITANGNSVYAKVVDECDSVEGCDEDHNFEPPCDNNIVDASPAVWDALGLDQNVGMVDITWSEE